A genomic window from Salvia splendens isolate huo1 chromosome 11, SspV2, whole genome shotgun sequence includes:
- the LOC121754570 gene encoding uncharacterized protein LOC121754570, which yields MEYEVVRELDHDQEQQEQGQGGWQRVSLALTAQEKNLIAQFLLQRSKAGVLPRGSFTEAAKRFNIHKRTTLRIWKVSKQQMDRGEPVIMRSRASGYQHKDKLMLDEEKFRNLSMLERSTIRKVASKMEVSKSTIGRFIKSRQLKPHTNAIKPTLTEVNKIARMKWCLSHIQPTLGEGKLLYHSMHNIVHIDEKWFYMTKTSDRYYLLPDEDVPYRLIPVHRGSASPKKFKEQVKREN from the exons ATGGAATATGAGGTGGTCAGAGAGTTGGACCATGATCAGGAGCAGCAGGAGCAAGGGCAGGGTGGATGGCAGCGGGTTTCATTAGCCTTGACCGCCCAAGAAAAAAACCTCATTGCGCAGTTTCTTCTACAGCGAAGTAAGGCTGGAGTGCTGCCAAGAGGTTCATTTACAGAGGCAGCCAAAAGATTCAACATCCATAAAAGGACAACATTGAGAATTTGGAAGGTCAGCAAGCAGCAAATGGACAGAGGGGAACCTGTTATAATGAGGAGCAGAGCATCAGGTTATCAACACAAGGATAAACTTATGCTAGATGAAGAAAAGTTTAGAAACCTGTCCATGCTTGAGAGATCAACCATAAGGAAGGTTGCTTCTAAGATGGAAGTAAGCAAGTCAACAATTGGTAGATTTATTAAGAGTAGACAGTTAAAACCGCATACAAATGCTATCAAGCCTACATTGACTGAAGTCAACAAAATTGCAAGGATGAAATGGTGTCTTTCTCATATTCAGCCAACATTAGGTGAAGGTAAACTTCTTTACCATTCAATGCACAACATAGTTCATATTGATGAGAAATGGTTCTACATGACAAAGACATCAGACAGATACTACCTTTTGCCGGATGAGGATGTGCCTTACAG GCTTATTCCCGTTCACAGAGGAAGTGCCAGCCCAAAGAAGTTCAAAGAACAGGTCAAAAGGGAAAATTGA
- the LOC121755412 gene encoding receptor-like protein kinase FERONIA, with protein MPNILNKLDHTITMMPYALYWFLFISIYSTVRITSISTAAYTATELILLSCGSSTITNDASNRSWVSDQGSKYVPSYAPSISLTSDASTMEPMVFAVPYKTARVFHSPFTYTFPLTEGQKFLRLHFYPNIYSNVDTNPSLFSVKANAFTLLHNFSAFLHSRYIKRHAFMMEFIVKIGATQKLDLTFTPNPESSAFVNGIEIVSIPDKLYLSEEGVQIKYVDQLFYLDSNTALENLYRLNVGGTAVLIEEDSGPTRGMFRGWSPDDDYIYYGDRGYTRNKEEPGINYSTKTPPYTAPPKVYTSARTMTNISLSLEWGFPVDSGFNYLLRFHFCDFVFSKENDLKFRIEINNQTVDPEVNVIFFAGGPDIPIARDYITWVPDDGNRGKQDLRLSLVPSLRAGAGPEYISAILNGLEIFKLNDSKGSFAASNPELEIDSPPASVAGNLPPKKKTGVVIYTVVGSVIGVVVVVAAVMFLIFRRKRKVKDAGTSVTKSSWVPLSTHSKSTARTSRSGVSLPSDICRYFSIDEIKSATRNFDDNFVIGRGGFGNVYKGLIDNAATTVAIKRLNSTSNQGAREFLTEIDMLSKLRHLHLVSLIGYCDDEGEMILVYDYMAHGTLRDHIYNSDKSPLMWKQRLQICLGAARGLDYLHTGAKHAIIHRDVKSTNILLDEKWVAKVSDFGLSKVGPAAGSQAHVSTVVKGSFGYVDPEYYRRQQLTLKSDVYSFGVVLFEMLCARPPIMPTLPREQVNLAEWAKFCYRKGTLDQIIDSNLKGQIAPECLTNFAEIGVACLRDKGIDRPSMNDIVWKLEFAMQLQVSSEGRGGAASLGEDKDDGFTALNPSLPLLGIGTSTTTDGETFSRSRSSEFSTSSSEKLKSGDAFSEIMNPSGR; from the coding sequence ATGCCCAACATTCTAAACAAGCTCGACCATACTATAACGATGATGCCCTACGCTCTTTACTGGTTCTTGTTCATCTCTATATATTCTACGGTCAGAATCACCAGCATCTCCACCGCGGCTTACACTGCCACAGAATTAATCCTCCTAAGCTGCGGCTCATCAACCATCACAAACGACGCCAGCAACCGGAGTTGGGTCAGCGATCAAGGTTCAAAATACGTGCCGTCATACGCTCCTTCCATCTCTTTAACTTCCGATGCTTCCACTATGGAACCTATGGTGTTTGCAGTCCCTTACAAGACTGCTCGTGTTTTCCACTCCCCTTTCACGTACACTTTTCCCCTCACCGAAGGCCAGAAATTCCTTCGCCTTCACTTTTACCCCAACATTTATTCCAACGTCGACACTAATCCATCTTTATTTTCTGTCAAGGCGAATGCCTTCACCCTCTTGCATAACTTCAGTGCTTTCCTTCATTCCAGATACATAAAACGACATGCTTTTATGATGGAATTCATTGTTAAAATTGGAGCAACCCAAAAACTCGATTTAACCTTCACCCCCAATCCAGAATCTTCTGCTTTTGTAAACGGAATTGAAATTGTGTCCATCCCCGATAAACTCTACCTTTCGGAAGAAGGCGTGCAAATCAAATATGTGGATCAATTGTTTTATCTCGACAGCAACACTGCTTTGGAAAATCTTTACAGGCTGAACGTCGGTGGCACCGCGGTTCTGATAGAAGAAGATAGTGGGCCCACTCGCGGCATGTTTCGGGGCTGGAGTCCTGATGATGACTACATATACTACGGTGATAGGGGGTACACGCGGAATAAAGAGGAACCTGGGATCAACTACAGCACCAAAACTCCTCCCTATACCGCGCCGCCTAAAGTATACACGTCTGCTAGAACTATGACCAACATCAGCTTAAGTTTAGAATGGGGTTTTCCGGTTGATTCTGGATTCAACTATCTGCTCCGCTTCCACTTTTGTGATTTTGTGTTCAGTAAGGAAAACGACTTAAAGTTCAGAATAGAAATCAATAATCAGACAGTTGATCCTGAAGTTAATGTTATCTTCTTTGCCGGCGGCCCTGATATTCCCATCGCCAGAGATTACATAACATGGGTTCCTGATGATGGAAATCGTGGAAAGCAAGACCTGCGGCTATCTCTGGTGCCTTCCCTTAGGGCAGGGGCAGGACCAGAATATATTAGCGCTATCCTAAATGGGTTAGAAATTTTCAAACTCAATGACTCGAAAGGAAGTTTTGCAGCATCCAACCCAGAACTGGAGATCGATTCTCCACCGGCGTCAGTAGCAGGGAACCTGCCGCCGAAGAAGAAAACTGGTGTTGTAATTTACACTGTGGTGGGGAGTGTTATCGGCGTAGTTGTGGTGGTTGCAGCGGTGATGTTCTTGATTTTCCGGCGGAAGCGTAAAGTGAAGGACGCAGGGACAAGCGTCACCAAGTCGTCGTGGGTTCCACTCTCGACGCATTCAAAGTCCACTGCAAGAACAAGCAGATCAGGCGTCTCCCTACCTTCGGATATATGCAGATACTTCTCCATCGACGAGATCAAGTCCGCCACCCGCAACTTCGATGACAACTTCGTCATCGGAAGGGGAGGCTTCGGCAACGTCTACAAAGGCCTCATTGACAACGCAGCCACCACCGTCGCAATCAAAAGGCTCAACTCCACCTCTAACCAAGGCGCCCGCGAGTTCCTCACCGAGATCGACATGCTCTCCAAGCTTCGCCACCTCCACTTGGTCTCCCTCATCGGCTACTGCGACGACGAGGGAGAGATGATCCTAGTCTACGACTACATGGCCCACGGCACCCTCCGCGACCACATCTACAACTCCGACAAATCACCCCTGATGTGGAAGCAGCGCCTCCAGATTTGCCTCGGCGCCGCCAGAGGACTAGACTACCTCCACACCGGCGCCAAGCACGCCATCATCCACCGCGACGTCAAGTCCACAAACATCCTCCTGGATGAGAAATGGGTGGCCAAGGTGTCCGACTTCGGCCTCTCCAAAGTGGGCCCAGCCGCAGGCAGTCAAGCACACGTCAGCACAGTCGTCAAAGGCAGCTTCGGTTATGTCGACCCAGAGTACTACCGCAGGCAGCAGCTAACGCTGAAATCCGACGTGTACTCGTTCGGGGTGGTTCTGTTCGAAATGCTATGCGCAAGGCCACCGATAATGCCAACCTTGCCAAGGGAGCAAGTGAATTTAGCAGAGTGGGCCAAATTTTGCTACAGGAAAGGAACACTTGATCAGATCATCGACTCCAATCTAAAGGGCCAGATTGCGCCTGAATGCTTGACCAATTTTGCTGAAATAGGCGTGGCATGCCTCAGAGACAAGGGGATTGATCGGCCATCGATGAACGACATCGTTTGGAAACTCGAGTTTGCAATGCAGCTCCAAGTGTCGTCAGAGGGCAGAGGTGGTGCTGCATCGCTTGGTGAAGACAAGGACGATGGTTTCACTGCCCTAAACCCCTCGCTGCCGTTGCTCGGGATTGGCACGTCTACCACGACGGACGGGGAAACGTTTTCGAGATCAAGGAGCAGCGAATTCTCGACCAGCAGCAGTGAAAAGCTCAAGTCCGGAGATGCTTTCTCAGAGATCATGAACCCCTCAGGCCGTTGA
- the LOC121755428 gene encoding uncharacterized protein LOC121755428 gives MTACLLNQIIPTIKAKWPANASKKIFIQQDNAKPHLRAADHQFKSLASTDGFEFHLISQPPNSPDTNVLDLGYFRAIQSLQDDKIATNVDDLLRNVFTSFE, from the exons ATGACAGCTTGTCTCCTAAACCAG ATTATACCAACAATCAAGGCCAAATGGCCAGCCAATGCAAGCAAGAAGATTTTCATCCAGCAAGATAATGCCAAACCTCACCTAAGAGCTGCTGATCATCAGTTTAAGTCACTTGCTAGTACTGATGGTTTTGAATTCCATCTAATTAGCCAACCACCCAACTCCCCGGACACAAATGTGTTAGACCTAGGGTATTTTAGGGCAATACAATCACTTCAAGATGACAAAATTGCCACCAATGTAGATGACTTGCTGAGGAATGTGTTTACCTCATTTGAATAA